A section of the Acropora muricata isolate sample 2 chromosome 4, ASM3666990v1, whole genome shotgun sequence genome encodes:
- the LOC136913197 gene encoding ferrochelatase, mitochondrial-like has protein sequence MAVRLLSKLRNSCNSSLDFSLKTRQFVCVSFFSRESRCNITTSSTASANGVAKPRIDSSAEVNTKPKTGILLLNMGGPEATTDVHDFLLRLFSDRDLMVLPAQSKMAAWIARRRTPKIQEQYEKIGGGSPIKMWTEIQGEGMVNLLDEMCPDTAPHKFYIGFRYVNPLTEDALDQMEKDGIERAVAFTQYPQYSCSTTGSSLNAIYRHYKEKGYGPPMKWSVIDRWPTHPGLVKAFAENVKTELLKFPADAQKDVVILFSAHSLPMKVVERGDPYPQEVAATVQRVMETLNTSHPYRLVWQSKVGPMSWLGPQTEDAIKGLGRKGHKHVLLVPIAFTSDHIETLHELDIEYSEVAHEAGIENIRRAASLNDSPTFIHAMADVVKNHLESGVNCSRQLPLRCPLCVNPTCGPAKDFFLNEKM, from the exons ATGGCCGTCCGACTACTCTCCAAACTCCGAAATAGCTGCA ATTCATCTCTGGATTTTTCGTTGAAAACTCGGCAATTTGTGTGCGTTTCCTTCTTCTCTCGTGAATCAAGATGCAATATCACTACCTCTTCTACAGCTTCTGCTAATGGGGTTGCCAAGCCCAGAATTGATAG TTCAGCTGAAGTCaacacaaaaccaaaaactgGAATATTGCTGCTAAACATGGGAGGACCAGAAGCAACAACAGATGTCCATGACTTCCTGTTACGTCTGTTTTCTGATAGGGATCTTATGGTGTTGCCAGCTCAAAG TAAGATGGCTGCATGGATTGCTAGAAGGAGAACCCCTAAAATCCAGGAACAGTACGAAAAGATTGGTGGAGGCTCACCAATCAAAATGTGGACTGAAATACAAGGAGAAGGAATGGTGAATCTTCTGGATGAGATGTGTCCTGATACAG CCCCTCACAAGTTTTACATTGGATTTCGTTATGTGAATCCCTTGACAGAAGACGCTCTTGATCAGATGGAGAA AGATGGAATAGAGAGAGCAGTAGCATTCACTCAATACCCTCAGTATTCGTGCTCCACAACTGGTAGCAGTTTGAATGCCATTTACAGACATTACAAGGAAAAGGGTTATGGGCCACCCATGAAATGGAGTGTCATAGATAGATGGCCAACTCATCCAGGGCTGGTAAAA GCCTTTGCTGAGAATGTCAAGACAGAGTTGCTAAAATTTCCTGCTGATGCCCAGAAGGATgtagttattttgttttctgctCATTCGTTACCAATGAAG GTTGTGGAGCGAGGTGATCCTTACCCTCAAGAGGTAGCAGCAACTGTCCAGCGTGTAATGGAGACACTGAACACCTCCCATCCTTACAGACTTGTCTGGCAGTCCAAG GTTGGCCCCATGTCTTGGTTAGGGCCTCAGACAGAGGACGCCATAAAGGGCCTAGGAAGGAAAGGACATAAGCACGTCCTACTGGTTCCGATTGCATTTACGTCTGACCATATCGAGACACTTCATGAACTGGACATAGAGTATTCAGAGGTGGCTCACGAG GCCGGCATTGAAAATATACGCCGAGCGGCTTCTTTGAACGACAGCCCTACCTTTATTCAT GCAATGGCAGATGTTGTCAAAAATCATTTGGAGTCTGGTGTTAACTGTTCACGTCAGCTTCCTCTCCGTTGTCCACTTTGTGTGAATCCAACATGTGGTCCTGCAAAAGATTTCTTTTTGAACGAAAAAATGTAG